A window of Mucilaginibacter paludis DSM 18603 contains these coding sequences:
- the sov gene encoding T9SS outer membrane translocon Sov/SprA: protein MINVFTWKLAFCIVFFAAMFGSMQLHAQTGSVLKKDSSSAKYPIKIDKTNNGKAKEGIFQPDPPNLVRTIEYDAVSNRYILTEKVGNLLFRPVQYLTFSQYIELKQRETQKIYWKQLADNYAYASQQPGFIPQIKIRSHTFEQIFGSNIIDIRPQGSAEMVFAGQVNTNQNPLFNSTQRTQANFNFDQHIQMNVTGTIGDKLKINTNYNTDAQFQFENQIKLDYTGKPDEIIQKIEAGTVSMPLNTTLITGSQALFGVKTKLKFGKLDVTSIFSQQRSQSQQITITNGSQQAAFRLTPADYEANKHYFLAQYFRDNYDKALANIPIINSNITITKIEVWTTNRNNSTTDSRDIVGFLDLGENRPNNSSLIRGGGSALPAGFNGPGFTQQSNTLLANLPADARLTSSNALNTYFQSTGATDNYSKLTYARKLTDKEFTLHAQLGYISLNYPLNNDEVLAVAYRYTYNGKEYQVGEFSTDAKVDATTPKVLFTKLLKNEILKTNLPTWKLMMKNIYSLGAFGISSSDFKLSITRLDDKTGVEQPMMLEGQNTKNKLWLQLTDLDNLNQQSQKQPDGYFDFLEGVTIDSQNGRIMFPVLEPFGSDLTKQFLPSEQDLIKRYVYQPLYDSTKTIAQQFFPQYNRYVIKGTYTSQSGSEYQLNAINIPQGSVVATSGSYKLVEGNDFTVDYNAGRIRILNQSLLASGQPITINVENNELFGVQQRSLFGSRFDYKVDNKLSIGATVMHLSEQPITQKISIGDEPISNTIYGFDANYSSSSRMLTRLVDKIPFISTKAPSSVNFSGEFAQLIPGHPSALNFAGANGTSYLDDFESSRSLIDIKSATNWQISATPQLFSEYNSLSLSYGYNRARLAFYNIDPIFYNRSNSDSPPLANASNELSNHYVRQVYEQEVYPYKQSITGTPLALATLDMAFYPTVRGPYNFSTTGINSDGTLQNPKSRWGGMFRRIDVNDFESLNVAYIEFWMLDPYIYKPNSQGGDLYFNLGSITEDILRDGRKSLENGLPVDGDLSKVDETIWGRVPKLQPVVNSFDNNPDSRILQDVGLDGMNDADERNKFASIVQQVKGQLTTQAGNDFAADPSGDDFQYFRGGALDQNRAGILQRYAKYNGTEGNSKTSQQSQAELGIANSASTSLPDGEDVNRDNTMSEADEYFQYKVSIRPQDMLVGQNYITDKVAATVKLANGSTQTVNWYQFRIPIGDYQSKVGNIQDFKAIRFIRMFMTNFADTAVLRFAALQLVRGEWRAFNTENNPVNVIADPALTTPGLDNSTIDVGTVNIEENGTRSPIPYVVPPGIVRQRDYNNLATNVQLNEQSLSVTVKQLRDGYSRATFKTFYNDLRSYKHIQMFVHAEQVGATGLKDNDISAFIRLGTDYIDNYYEYEIPLKVTQPGTSDPSAIWPTANSLDLDLSLLTNAKLARNRANWRSDIPYTFTDGKNKITIKGQPDLSRLRTIMLGVRNPYKNNSASGVDDGLDKSAIVWFNELRLTDFDEHGGWAATARLNAKLADFADVTVSGSKTTAGFGGIDQRVSSRNMNDTRNFDIATNMELGKFFPEKAGMRIPLYVDVSSQLSTPEYDPSLGDIKVKDEIKGLSKTQSDSIQSRIVDLTTRKSINLANVHKVKTNPSSPNHVWDVENLSATYAYTEYDHHDFTTENALQKTYKVALAYNYTNQPRYYAPFQKIIKNNLLAIFRDFNYSLLPSRLNFRIDFDRFYSENTLRDNNTTGAIPISEDLRTSFNKNFLITRVYGIGWNLSKSLTMDIDATNLAVVDEPAGRINGLKKDTLWNNLKKLGRTTDYNHNLNFNYTVPINKLPGLDWTSMIAHYSTKFEWKTEPLFSITDPAYNVGNSIQNSRTIQLNPTLNLLALYNKFSFLRKANDPNNKGGMGSFLLGLLTSVKNISGSYNRTEGTFLPGYLPGTNFYGADPNYNAPGIGFLLGSQADIRGKAVANGWISTDTLQNQLYVTTFNEDMHFKATIEPTHDLRIELTAFKTRNLNYQTNFKYSPLTNSFEDLSPITSGDYSVSYLSIATAFGKTSGIDNTSSTFQKFLDNRAVVSQRLGRSNPNSAGITGGYADGYGPNSQNVLVDAFLAAYSGKDPNNVKTGGFPNIPIPNWQISYSGLGHMPFFAEIFDSFDLRHGYRSSYNVNGFSSLQRYHEANGGVDVRDANNDFLPFYQFSQITIFEQFVPLLGMDIRFHNSMTANLEYRQSRTLSLSLANSQLAQQNESNTVFGFGYRTNHFRFPFGLFKNVLLNNDMNFKLDFSINDTKTLIYRADIQSAEVSSGSQNIAVRPSVDYMINKRFNLRVFYDSTITKPYTSQAFNTSFANFGFSLKLLLQ, encoded by the coding sequence TTGATTAACGTTTTTACCTGGAAGCTTGCTTTCTGCATTGTGTTTTTTGCTGCAATGTTTGGCAGTATGCAACTGCATGCGCAAACGGGTTCTGTATTAAAAAAGGATTCCTCGTCGGCAAAGTATCCAATTAAAATTGATAAAACCAATAACGGGAAGGCTAAAGAAGGCATATTTCAGCCCGACCCGCCAAACCTGGTCCGCACCATCGAATACGATGCGGTAAGCAATCGCTATATCCTTACCGAAAAAGTAGGTAACCTGCTTTTTCGTCCCGTTCAATACCTTACTTTCTCGCAATACATAGAGCTGAAACAGCGCGAAACCCAAAAGATATATTGGAAGCAGCTGGCCGATAACTATGCTTATGCCTCGCAACAACCGGGTTTTATCCCTCAGATCAAGATCCGCAGCCACACCTTTGAGCAAATATTCGGCAGCAACATTATCGATATCCGCCCGCAGGGCTCGGCCGAAATGGTGTTTGCAGGGCAGGTTAATACCAACCAGAATCCCTTATTTAACAGCACACAGCGTACCCAGGCCAACTTTAACTTTGATCAGCACATTCAAATGAACGTGACGGGTACCATAGGCGATAAGCTGAAGATCAATACCAATTACAATACCGATGCACAGTTTCAGTTTGAGAACCAGATCAAATTGGATTATACCGGTAAGCCCGACGAAATTATCCAGAAGATAGAGGCCGGTACCGTAAGTATGCCTTTAAACACCACGCTGATAACCGGCAGCCAAGCCTTATTTGGTGTAAAAACAAAATTGAAGTTCGGTAAGTTGGATGTAACCAGCATATTTTCTCAGCAACGCTCACAATCGCAACAGATCACCATTACCAATGGCTCGCAACAAGCCGCGTTTAGGTTAACCCCAGCCGATTATGAGGCTAACAAGCATTATTTTTTAGCACAATATTTTAGGGATAACTACGATAAGGCGCTGGCCAATATTCCTATCATCAACTCCAATATTACCATCACCAAAATTGAGGTATGGACAACCAACCGCAACAACAGCACTACCGATTCGCGTGATATTGTGGGCTTCCTGGATCTCGGCGAAAACAGGCCGAATAATAGCAGCCTGATAAGGGGTGGAGGCTCGGCTTTACCTGCCGGCTTTAATGGCCCGGGTTTTACGCAGCAATCAAATACGCTGTTAGCTAACTTGCCCGCTGATGCAAGGTTAACCAGTTCGAACGCTCTGAACACTTATTTCCAGTCTACCGGCGCTACCGACAATTATTCAAAACTAACTTATGCCCGTAAGCTTACCGACAAAGAGTTTACACTGCATGCGCAGTTAGGGTATATATCCTTAAACTATCCGCTCAATAATGATGAAGTGTTGGCGGTTGCTTACCGCTATACTTATAATGGTAAGGAGTACCAGGTGGGTGAGTTTTCTACAGATGCAAAGGTTGATGCCACTACGCCCAAGGTACTGTTCACTAAATTGTTGAAGAACGAAATATTAAAAACCAACCTGCCAACCTGGAAGCTGATGATGAAAAACATCTATTCGCTGGGGGCCTTTGGTATCAGTTCCAGTGATTTTAAATTAAGCATTACCCGCTTAGACGATAAAACCGGGGTTGAACAGCCGATGATGCTGGAAGGGCAGAACACCAAAAATAAACTGTGGCTCCAACTGACGGATCTGGACAATTTAAACCAGCAAAGCCAGAAACAGCCGGATGGTTATTTCGATTTTTTAGAAGGTGTCACCATCGATTCGCAAAACGGACGCATCATGTTTCCGGTATTGGAGCCGTTTGGTTCCGACCTCACCAAGCAATTTCTTCCCAGCGAGCAGGACCTGATCAAGCGTTATGTTTATCAGCCGCTGTATGATTCTACCAAAACCATTGCCCAGCAGTTTTTTCCGCAATACAACCGGTATGTAATTAAGGGTACGTATACATCGCAGTCCGGATCGGAATACCAGTTAAATGCCATTAACATTCCGCAAGGTTCGGTTGTGGCTACCTCCGGGAGTTATAAACTGGTTGAAGGTAATGACTTTACGGTAGATTACAATGCCGGCCGTATCCGCATTTTAAACCAGTCGTTATTGGCATCCGGGCAGCCTATTACTATCAACGTAGAGAATAACGAGTTATTCGGTGTGCAGCAACGATCCCTTTTCGGCTCCCGGTTTGATTATAAGGTGGATAATAAACTCAGTATAGGTGCTACGGTGATGCATTTAAGCGAACAGCCCATCACACAAAAAATAAGCATCGGCGATGAGCCTATTTCTAACACCATTTACGGGTTTGATGCCAATTACAGTTCGTCATCCCGCATGTTAACCCGGCTGGTTGATAAAATTCCCTTTATCTCTACTAAAGCACCGTCGTCGGTAAATTTTAGCGGAGAGTTTGCCCAGTTAATCCCAGGGCACCCAAGCGCCTTGAATTTCGCGGGTGCTAACGGCACCTCCTACCTGGATGATTTTGAGAGCAGCCGCTCGCTCATTGATATTAAAAGCGCTACCAATTGGCAAATATCGGCCACGCCGCAGCTTTTTTCCGAATATAACTCCCTGTCGTTAAGTTATGGTTACAACCGTGCCCGGCTTGCTTTCTACAATATCGACCCCATTTTTTACAACAGGTCAAACAGTGATTCGCCACCTTTGGCTAACGCCAGTAACGAGTTATCCAACCACTATGTAAGGCAGGTGTACGAGCAGGAAGTTTATCCCTACAAGCAATCCATCACGGGTACGCCGCTGGCTTTGGCCACACTGGATATGGCTTTTTATCCAACCGTGCGCGGGCCATACAACTTTAGCACTACCGGTATCAACAGTGACGGAACGCTACAAAATCCTAAAAGCCGCTGGGGCGGTATGTTCCGCCGAATTGATGTGAACGATTTTGAATCGCTTAATGTGGCCTATATTGAGTTTTGGATGCTCGATCCATATATCTATAAACCAAACTCACAGGGTGGCGATCTGTACTTCAACCTGGGAAGTATTACCGAAGATATTTTAAGAGACGGGCGCAAAAGTTTGGAGAATGGTTTGCCTGTTGACGGCGACCTGAGTAAGGTTGACGAAACGATATGGGGCCGCGTGCCTAAGCTGCAACCTGTGGTAAATTCGTTTGATAATAATCCGGATTCACGTATTCTGCAAGATGTGGGCCTTGACGGGATGAATGATGCCGACGAGCGTAACAAGTTTGCCAGCATTGTGCAGCAGGTTAAAGGGCAGCTCACTACACAGGCCGGCAACGATTTTGCCGCCGACCCATCCGGAGATGATTTTCAATATTTTCGTGGGGGGGCGTTGGACCAAAACCGCGCCGGTATTTTACAGCGCTATGCCAAGTATAACGGTACCGAAGGTAACTCCAAAACATCACAACAATCTCAGGCTGAGTTAGGTATTGCCAATTCGGCCTCCACTTCCTTACCGGATGGCGAGGATGTTAACCGCGATAATACGATGAGCGAGGCCGACGAGTATTTTCAATATAAAGTGTCTATCCGCCCGCAGGATATGCTTGTGGGGCAAAACTATATCACAGACAAGGTTGCTGCTACGGTTAAATTAGCCAACGGATCAACCCAAACGGTAAACTGGTATCAGTTCCGTATCCCCATCGGCGATTATCAATCCAAAGTCGGCAATATTCAGGATTTTAAGGCCATCCGTTTCATCAGGATGTTTATGACCAATTTTGCCGATACAGCTGTTTTGCGTTTTGCTGCCTTGCAACTGGTACGGGGAGAATGGCGAGCCTTTAATACCGAAAATAACCCGGTTAACGTAATTGCCGACCCAGCTTTGACTACCCCCGGTTTGGATAACTCAACCATTGATGTAGGTACGGTTAATATCGAAGAGAATGGAACCCGCAGCCCTATCCCGTACGTTGTGCCGCCGGGCATTGTGCGCCAGCGCGATTATAATAACCTGGCTACTAACGTTCAGCTAAACGAACAATCTTTATCCGTTACGGTTAAGCAGCTTCGCGATGGTTATTCGCGAGCTACCTTTAAAACTTTTTATAACGATTTACGCTCCTATAAACATATCCAGATGTTTGTACATGCCGAGCAGGTGGGTGCTACAGGTTTAAAGGATAACGACATCAGTGCTTTTATCAGGTTGGGCACGGATTACATCGACAATTACTACGAGTACGAGATACCCTTAAAAGTAACGCAGCCTGGCACCAGCGATCCTTCTGCCATATGGCCAACAGCAAATAGTTTAGATCTGGATCTGTCCCTGCTAACTAATGCCAAGCTTGCCCGTAACAGGGCCAATTGGCGGTCTGATATACCTTACACCTTTACGGATGGTAAAAATAAGATCACCATTAAAGGGCAGCCCGATCTGAGCCGTTTACGCACTATTATGTTGGGGGTGCGTAATCCGTATAAAAACAATTCGGCGTCGGGTGTGGATGATGGCCTGGATAAGTCGGCCATTGTATGGTTTAACGAGTTGCGCCTTACCGATTTTGACGAACACGGCGGATGGGCTGCCACGGCGCGCTTAAATGCCAAACTTGCCGATTTTGCCGATGTTACCGTATCCGGAAGTAAAACAACGGCCGGCTTTGGAGGTATAGACCAGCGCGTAAGCTCGCGCAATATGAATGATACGCGCAATTTTGATATTGCTACCAATATGGAATTAGGTAAGTTTTTCCCTGAAAAAGCCGGGATGCGTATCCCTCTTTACGTAGATGTATCATCGCAGTTAAGCACGCCGGAATACGACCCATCGCTTGGTGACATTAAAGTGAAGGACGAAATAAAAGGACTCAGCAAAACTCAAAGCGATTCCATCCAAAGCCGCATTGTAGATTTAACAACCCGTAAAAGTATAAACCTGGCCAATGTACATAAGGTAAAAACAAATCCATCGTCGCCAAACCACGTTTGGGATGTGGAAAACCTGAGCGCTACCTATGCCTACACCGAATACGACCACCATGATTTTACGACCGAAAACGCCCTGCAAAAAACATACAAGGTAGCCCTGGCCTATAATTATACCAACCAGCCCAGGTATTATGCACCTTTCCAAAAAATCATCAAAAATAATCTGCTGGCCATATTTCGCGATTTTAATTACAGCTTGCTGCCGTCGAGGTTAAACTTCCGGATTGATTTCGACCGGTTTTATTCTGAAAATACGCTACGCGATAACAATACAACCGGTGCTATCCCCATCAGTGAGGATCTGCGCACAAGCTTCAATAAAAATTTCCTGATCACGAGGGTTTACGGTATCGGCTGGAATCTGTCCAAATCCCTCACCATGGATATTGATGCTACCAACCTGGCTGTGGTTGATGAGCCTGCAGGCCGCATCAACGGTTTAAAAAAGGATACCCTGTGGAATAACCTCAAAAAGCTGGGCCGCACTACCGACTACAATCATAATTTAAATTTTAATTATACGGTGCCTATCAATAAACTCCCGGGACTGGATTGGACCAGTATGATAGCTCATTACAGCACAAAGTTTGAATGGAAAACTGAGCCCCTCTTCTCCATCACCGATCCGGCTTATAATGTAGGTAACAGTATCCAAAACTCCCGCACTATTCAGTTGAACCCTACCCTAAACCTGTTGGCTTTATATAATAAGTTTAGTTTTTTGCGTAAGGCTAATGATCCGAACAACAAGGGCGGTATGGGTAGCTTTTTATTGGGCCTGTTAACCAGCGTTAAAAATATCAGCGGCTCTTACAATCGTACTGAGGGTACTTTTTTACCGGGCTACCTGCCTGGTACAAATTTTTATGGTGCCGATCCTAACTATAATGCCCCCGGCATAGGCTTTTTGTTAGGCAGCCAAGCCGATATTCGCGGTAAGGCGGTAGCCAATGGCTGGATAAGTACCGATACTTTACAAAATCAGCTGTATGTAACTACCTTCAATGAGGATATGCACTTTAAGGCCACCATTGAGCCAACGCACGATTTGCGGATTGAACTAACCGCCTTTAAAACGCGCAATCTTAATTACCAAACCAATTTCAAATATTCACCCCTAACCAATAGCTTTGAAGATTTGAGCCCAATTACATCGGGGGATTATAGCGTGTCATACCTTTCCATCGCTACGGCCTTCGGCAAAACATCAGGTATTGATAATACATCGAGCACCTTCCAGAAATTTTTAGACAACAGGGCAGTTGTCTCGCAGCGTTTAGGTAGATCAAATCCTAATTCGGCAGGCATCACCGGCGGCTATGCCGATGGTTACGGGCCAAACTCGCAAAATGTATTGGTTGATGCCTTCTTGGCGGCTTATTCAGGCAAGGATCCCAATAATGTAAAAACAGGCGGCTTTCCGAATATTCCGATACCTAACTGGCAAATTTCGTACAGCGGTTTAGGCCATATGCCATTCTTTGCGGAAATATTTGATTCGTTCGATTTGAGGCACGGCTACCGCTCAAGCTACAACGTAAACGGATTTAGCTCCTTGCAGCGCTATCATGAAGCCAATGGCGGTGTAGATGTACGCGATGCCAATAACGATTTTTTACCTTTTTACCAATTCTCGCAAATTACAATTTTTGAGCAGTTTGTGCCTTTGCTGGGGATGGATATCCGTTTCCACAACAGCATGACGGCTAATCTGGAATACAGGCAAAGCCGCACGTTAAGCCTGAGCCTGGCTAACAGCCAGCTTGCCCAGCAAAACGAAAGCAACACGGTATTTGGTTTCGGCTACCGCACTAACCACTTTAGGTTTCCATTCGGCTTGTTTAAAAATGTGTTGCTTAATAACGATATGAATTTTAAGCTTGACTTTTCAATCAACGATACCAAAACTTTAATTTACCGTGCCGATATCCAATCCGCGGAAGTATCCTCCGGGTCACAAAATATCGCCGTAAGGCCATCTGTTGATTACATGATTAATAAGCGGTTTAACCTTCGCGTTTTCTATGATTCAACAATCACCAAGCCTTACACCTCGCAGGCCTTTAATACATCCTTTGCTAACTTTGGCTTTAGTTTAAAGTTGTTGCTTCAGTAA
- a CDS encoding MBOAT family O-acyltransferase — translation MLFNSIEFAIFYILVTTLYFVISYKFRWIILLAASCYFYMAFVPIYILILGFTIVIDYFAGIYIEKQQKPRYRKMLLMASLVANIGILAVFKYFNFINLNIDFLFQKFDLHNPIPYLTILLPIGLSFHTFQAMSYTIEVYRGNQKAEKHFGIYSLYVMFYPQLVAGPIERPQNILYQMHTKYPFNYNLMVSGLKMMLWGFFKKLVIADRLSIFINSVYNNPDLHNGTTIVIASLFFAVQIYCDFSGYTDIAIGCAKTMGFDLMKNFNRPYFATNIQDFWRRWHISLSTWFRDYLYIPLGGSKVSTGRRYLNLFIIFLVSGIWHGANYTYIIWGALHGLYSVVYVIIKPYLRKTPENEFAATLMRMGNIALTITFVTFAWIFFRANSVADAFKLIHNLRTFGATPFFGDGISNFAHSILAIVILLMVEYKMEYLPQKFNFFTSHNIVVRWGSIALTVFLLLILGVFNGGQFIYFQF, via the coding sequence ATGTTATTTAATTCTATTGAGTTTGCCATCTTTTACATACTCGTAACCACGTTATATTTTGTTATTTCCTACAAATTCAGGTGGATAATTTTACTGGCAGCCAGTTGTTATTTTTATATGGCGTTTGTGCCGATATATATTTTGATATTGGGGTTCACCATCGTTATTGATTACTTCGCCGGTATCTATATCGAAAAACAACAAAAGCCGCGTTACCGTAAAATGCTTTTAATGGCCAGTTTGGTAGCCAATATCGGCATCCTGGCAGTTTTTAAATACTTCAACTTCATCAATCTTAACATCGATTTTCTTTTCCAAAAGTTCGACTTACATAACCCCATACCCTATTTAACCATATTATTACCTATCGGTTTATCCTTCCATACCTTCCAGGCTATGAGCTATACCATCGAGGTATATCGTGGCAACCAAAAAGCCGAAAAACACTTTGGCATTTATAGTTTATACGTGATGTTTTATCCGCAGTTGGTTGCCGGCCCTATTGAAAGGCCACAGAATATTCTATACCAGATGCATACCAAATACCCGTTCAATTATAACCTGATGGTATCGGGTTTAAAAATGATGCTTTGGGGATTTTTTAAAAAACTGGTTATCGCCGACAGGCTTTCCATCTTTATTAACTCGGTGTATAATAATCCCGACCTGCATAACGGCACTACCATTGTTATTGCTTCGCTTTTTTTCGCAGTTCAGATCTATTGTGATTTTTCAGGCTATACCGACATCGCTATCGGCTGCGCCAAAACCATGGGCTTCGATTTGATGAAGAACTTTAACCGCCCTTACTTTGCAACCAATATCCAGGATTTTTGGCGCAGATGGCACATTTCGTTATCAACCTGGTTCCGCGATTATCTGTACATCCCTTTAGGCGGAAGCAAGGTTTCTACAGGCAGGCGTTACCTTAACCTGTTCATCATCTTTTTAGTGAGCGGTATATGGCACGGCGCTAACTATACCTATATCATTTGGGGTGCACTTCACGGCTTATATTCGGTAGTTTACGTCATCATTAAACCCTATCTGCGTAAAACTCCCGAAAACGAATTTGCAGCTACGTTAATGCGTATGGGCAACATTGCTTTAACCATTACCTTTGTAACCTTTGCCTGGATATTTTTCAGGGCCAACTCCGTTGCCGATGCCTTTAAGCTCATTCATAATTTACGCACCTTTGGCGCCACTCCATTTTTTGGCGATGGCATCAGCAACTTTGCCCACTCCATTTTAGCTATCGTTATCTTACTTATGGTTGAATACAAAATGGAATACCTGCCGCAAAAGTTCAATTTTTTTACTTCCCACAATATTGTGGTGAGGTGGGGCTCCATAGCGCTCACTGTTTTTTTATTGCTGATACTTGGCGTATTTAATGGTGGCCAGTTTATATATTTTCAATTTTAA
- a CDS encoding hypervirulence associated TUDOR domain-containing protein, which yields MMKKGDPVNWKWGKSEAGGTIKQKFVEPVQKTIKGGKIKRNATKDKPAFLIAQENGDKVLKSESELKMGGKS from the coding sequence ATGATGAAAAAGGGAGATCCCGTTAACTGGAAGTGGGGTAAATCAGAAGCCGGGGGTACGATAAAGCAAAAATTTGTTGAGCCGGTACAAAAAACCATTAAAGGTGGTAAAATAAAACGCAATGCTACCAAAGATAAGCCCGCTTTTTTGATAGCACAGGAGAATGGAGACAAAGTATTAAAATCGGAAAGTGAGTTGAAGATGGGCGGAAAAAGTTGA
- a CDS encoding WG repeat-containing protein — protein MQVIAIVLGQSQFNISKNINRIFMRVCLLCFFIFITACNSKTAERKNRSILSSVDSVASNESYQVYRLNGKSGLLDLKGNVILQAQFDYIEDYSRDDLIRVDSGGHQLDCGDCTGYVFKKYGLITTKGKILFRPVFEDLSISDHSARVKIDSLYGYIE, from the coding sequence ATGCAAGTCATTGCCATCGTGCTGGGACAGAGTCAATTTAATATCAGTAAAAACATCAATAGGATTTTTATGCGCGTATGCCTTTTATGTTTCTTTATTTTTATTACTGCCTGCAATAGTAAAACGGCGGAAAGAAAAAACCGGTCGATATTATCGTCGGTTGATTCTGTTGCAAGTAATGAGAGCTACCAGGTATACAGGTTAAACGGAAAATCAGGTTTACTTGATTTAAAAGGAAATGTAATATTACAGGCACAATTTGATTATATAGAAGATTACAGCAGAGATGATTTAATTAGGGTTGACTCGGGAGGGCATCAATTGGATTGTGGAGATTGCACCGGTTATGTGTTTAAGAAATATGGGCTGATCACTACAAAAGGTAAAATTCTTTTTAGGCCTGTTTTTGAGGACCTCTCTATTTCCGACCATTCCGCACGTGTTAAAATAGATAGTTTATACGGATATATTGAATAA
- a CDS encoding WG repeat-containing protein yields the protein MNNKGNWIIKPKYKEAQPFYKGVAIVKIKNRYGLINKKGQLVINQIFDEFWGFKNGVSVIRNYNKYGFINYRGKIIFQMAITGGGIGDYNWNYGKIYHKKKIYLIDTNGRMPIKMGFDSVETYEGKNNTTIAKGWANGKRVEINL from the coding sequence TTGAATAATAAGGGAAACTGGATCATCAAACCAAAATATAAAGAAGCTCAACCTTTTTATAAAGGGGTAGCAATAGTCAAAATCAAAAATCGGTATGGTTTGATTAATAAAAAAGGCCAGCTGGTAATCAATCAAATATTTGATGAGTTTTGGGGATTTAAAAATGGTGTATCGGTAATAAGGAATTACAATAAATATGGTTTCATTAACTATAGAGGAAAAATAATCTTTCAGATGGCCATTACAGGAGGAGGTATAGGCGACTATAACTGGAACTACGGCAAAATTTATCATAAAAAAAAGATATACCTGATTGATACAAACGGACGTATGCCAATTAAAATGGGTTTTGATAGTGTGGAAACCTACGAAGGAAAAAATAATACTACGATTGCCAAAGGATGGGCGAACGGAAAAAGGGTTGAAATTAATCTTTAA
- a CDS encoding ABC transporter ATP-binding protein translates to MANNPIITVNNLVKKYGDFTAVNGISFEVYEGEIFGLLGPNGAGKTTTLEIIETLRDKTSGDIVVDGFNIDTDAASIKQRIGVQLQAAGYYPNLNLTELIHLFSGLYGVTVSPIAMLEKVALTDKAKAKYKELSGGQKQRFSIATTLINNPRIVFLDEPTTGLDPQARRNLWDLIREIRNNGTTVVITTHYMDEAEVLCDRVAFVDGGHVIGINTPDNFIDELVASGFERDKQVKKANLEDVFIHKTGKDLREA, encoded by the coding sequence ATGGCAAATAACCCTATTATTACCGTAAACAACCTGGTTAAAAAATACGGCGATTTTACCGCTGTAAACGGCATTAGCTTTGAAGTTTACGAAGGCGAGATCTTCGGTCTGCTTGGCCCTAATGGCGCAGGCAAAACCACAACTCTCGAAATTATTGAAACCCTTCGCGATAAAACCTCGGGCGATATTGTGGTTGATGGTTTTAACATTGACACCGATGCCGCGAGCATTAAACAAAGAATAGGCGTGCAACTGCAAGCAGCCGGCTATTACCCTAACCTGAATTTAACCGAACTGATCCATCTGTTTTCCGGCTTATACGGCGTAACAGTAAGCCCAATAGCGATGCTGGAGAAAGTAGCCTTAACCGATAAGGCCAAAGCCAAATACAAAGAGCTTTCGGGAGGGCAAAAGCAGCGTTTCTCTATCGCTACCACCCTGATCAATAACCCGCGGATTGTTTTTTTGGATGAACCTACTACCGGCCTCGACCCGCAGGCGCGCCGCAACCTTTGGGATTTGATCCGCGAGATCAGGAATAACGGCACCACCGTAGTCATAACCACCCATTACATGGACGAAGCTGAAGTATTATGCGACAGGGTAGCCTTTGTTGATGGCGGCCATGTTATAGGGATTAACACGCCCGATAACTTTATTGACGAATTGGTGGCCTCGGGCTTCGAGCGGGATAAACAAGTTAAGAAAGCCAACCTGGAAGACGTATTTATCCATAAAACAGGTAAGGATTTAAGAGAGGCATAG